In a single window of the Amycolatopsis sp. cg5 genome:
- the pyrF gene encoding orotidine-5'-phosphate decarboxylase yields the protein MSEKFGKRLADAVAARGPLCAGIDPHPGLIEAWGLPVDPSGLERFSLGATEILAAETAIIKPQSAFFEAFGAPGIAVLERVIETAQAAGALVLLDVKRGDIGSTMGAYTAAYVAGQTALTADAITVSPYLGFGSLKPAIDTARANGRGVFVLARTSNPEAHALQNALLPNGKTVAQGIVDAAAECNEGASPYGDVGVVVGATIGAGELDLGALNGPVLAPGFGTQGATADDLRKLFGDDLKGVLAASSRDILKYGPDPAKLRDAVRRTRDSLRPLG from the coding sequence GTGAGTGAAAAGTTCGGAAAACGGCTGGCCGACGCGGTGGCCGCGCGCGGCCCGCTGTGCGCCGGGATCGACCCGCATCCGGGGCTGATCGAGGCGTGGGGGCTCCCCGTCGACCCATCCGGCCTAGAGCGTTTCTCGCTGGGAGCGACCGAAATCCTGGCCGCGGAGACCGCGATCATCAAGCCCCAGTCGGCGTTCTTCGAGGCTTTCGGAGCCCCGGGGATCGCCGTTCTGGAGCGGGTGATCGAGACCGCCCAGGCCGCCGGGGCGCTCGTGCTGCTGGACGTCAAACGCGGTGATATCGGGTCGACTATGGGCGCCTACACGGCCGCTTACGTGGCCGGTCAGACGGCGCTCACGGCCGACGCGATCACCGTCTCGCCGTACCTCGGTTTCGGCTCGCTCAAGCCCGCGATCGACACCGCGCGGGCAAACGGGCGCGGCGTGTTCGTGCTCGCGCGAACGTCCAATCCGGAGGCTCACGCGTTGCAGAACGCGTTGCTGCCCAACGGAAAGACCGTTGCCCAAGGAATCGTCGACGCGGCCGCTGAGTGCAACGAGGGCGCCTCCCCGTACGGCGACGTGGGTGTTGTCGTCGGCGCGACCATCGGGGCCGGAGAACTCGATCTGGGGGCCTTGAACGGGCCGGTGCTCGCGCCCGGCTTCGGCACGCAGGGCGCCACGGCGGACGACCTCAGGAAGCTCTTCGGCGACGACCTGAAAGGCGTGCTCGCGGCCTCGTCACGGGACATCCTCAAGTACGGTCCGGACCCGGCGAAGCTGCGTGACGCGGTGCGCCGCACCCGTGACTCGCTGCGGCCACTGGGGTGA
- the coaBC gene encoding bifunctional phosphopantothenoylcysteine decarboxylase/phosphopantothenate--cysteine ligase CoaBC gives MSKPRVVLGVGGGIAAYKACEVLRGLTESGHDVRVVPTEAALNFVGAATFEALSGHPVHTGVFTEVPEVQHVRVGKEADLVLIVPATANLLAKAAHGIADDLLTNTLLTARCPVAFFPAMHTEMWEHPATQDNVALLRKRGAVVTEPAAGRLTGKDTGKGRLADPQEIVDLAKLLLAEPRALPRDLEGVRVAISAGGTREPLDPVRYLGNRSSGKQGYALARVAAQRGAEVTLVAAHTVEMPEPAGVTVVKVSTAEQLRVAMHEAAKPAEIVVMAAAVADFRPANVAGAKIKKSDDQPDPVITLDRNADILAELVTDRAPGQIVVGFAAETGDEHGSVLDHARAKLRRKGCDLLVVNAVGDGKAFEVEDNAGWLLASDGTERSIPFGSKSQLSVAVWDAVVGLLKR, from the coding sequence GTGAGTAAGCCCCGAGTCGTACTCGGCGTGGGTGGCGGTATCGCCGCCTACAAAGCGTGTGAGGTGCTGCGCGGGCTGACCGAATCCGGTCACGACGTCCGCGTGGTCCCCACGGAGGCCGCGCTGAACTTCGTCGGCGCGGCGACCTTCGAAGCACTGTCCGGGCACCCGGTGCACACCGGCGTGTTCACCGAGGTGCCCGAAGTGCAGCACGTGCGCGTCGGCAAGGAAGCCGACCTCGTGCTCATCGTGCCCGCCACGGCCAATCTGCTGGCGAAGGCGGCGCACGGCATCGCCGACGATCTGCTGACCAACACCCTGCTCACCGCCCGGTGCCCGGTCGCGTTCTTCCCGGCGATGCATACCGAGATGTGGGAACACCCGGCTACCCAGGACAACGTCGCGCTGCTGCGTAAACGCGGCGCCGTCGTCACCGAGCCCGCCGCCGGTCGCCTGACCGGCAAGGACACGGGCAAGGGCAGGCTGGCGGATCCCCAGGAGATCGTCGACCTGGCCAAGCTGCTGCTGGCCGAGCCCCGCGCGCTGCCCCGCGACCTCGAAGGCGTCCGCGTGGCGATTTCGGCCGGTGGCACGCGCGAGCCGCTCGACCCCGTGCGCTACCTGGGCAACCGTTCGTCGGGCAAGCAGGGTTACGCGCTGGCCCGTGTCGCCGCCCAGCGTGGCGCCGAAGTCACCCTGGTCGCCGCGCACACGGTCGAAATGCCCGAACCAGCCGGTGTCACGGTCGTCAAGGTGTCGACGGCGGAGCAGCTGCGCGTCGCCATGCACGAGGCCGCGAAGCCGGCGGAGATCGTCGTGATGGCCGCCGCGGTGGCCGACTTCCGCCCGGCGAACGTGGCGGGCGCCAAGATCAAGAAGTCCGACGACCAGCCGGACCCGGTCATCACGCTGGACCGCAACGCCGACATCCTCGCCGAGCTGGTGACGGACAGGGCACCGGGCCAGATCGTGGTCGGGTTCGCCGCGGAGACCGGCGACGAGCACGGCTCCGTGCTCGACCACGCGCGGGCCAAACTGCGCCGCAAAGGCTGTGACCTGCTGGTCGTCAACGCCGTCGGCGACGGCAAGGCGTTCGAGGTGGAGGACAACGCGGGCTGGCTGCTCGCCTCGGACGGGACCGAGCGCTCTATCCCATTTGGCTCGAAATCTCAACTGAGTGTCGCAGTGTGGGACGCCGTTGTGGGCTTGCTCAAGCGTTGA
- the metK gene encoding methionine adenosyltransferase — protein sequence MTASNSRLFTSESVTEGHPDKICDAISDSILDGLLAKDPRSRVAVETLITTGQVHVAGEVTTEAYADIPTIVRDVILKIGYDSSAKGFDGNSCGVNVAIGSQSPDIAQGVDTAYESRVEAAEDEIARQGAGDQGLMFGYACSDTPELMPLPIALAHRLSQRLTRVRKDGVLPYLRPDGKTQVTIEYAGDQPVRLDTVVVSTQHADGIDLESMLGVDVREHVVSPEIAALDIDTSNVRLLVNPTGRFVIGGPMGDAGLTGRKIIVDTYGGMARHGGGAFSGKDPSKVDRSAAYAMRWVAKNVVAAGLATRVEVQVAYAIGKASPVGLFVETFGTETVDPTKIQQAISEVFDLRPAAIIRDLDLLRPIYAPTAAYGHFGRPELGLPWESTARAEALKSAAGA from the coding sequence GTGACCGCGTCCAACAGCAGGTTGTTCACCTCGGAGTCGGTGACCGAGGGCCATCCCGACAAGATCTGTGACGCGATCAGCGACTCGATCCTGGACGGGCTGCTCGCGAAAGACCCGCGCAGCCGTGTCGCGGTCGAAACGCTGATCACCACCGGGCAGGTGCACGTCGCGGGCGAGGTGACGACCGAGGCCTACGCCGACATCCCGACGATCGTGCGCGACGTGATCCTCAAGATCGGCTACGACTCGTCGGCCAAGGGCTTCGACGGCAACTCGTGCGGCGTCAACGTCGCGATCGGTTCGCAGTCGCCGGACATCGCGCAGGGCGTCGACACCGCGTACGAGTCGCGGGTGGAGGCGGCCGAGGACGAGATCGCCCGCCAGGGTGCCGGTGACCAGGGCCTGATGTTCGGCTACGCGTGCTCGGACACGCCCGAGCTGATGCCGCTGCCGATCGCGCTGGCGCACCGCCTGTCGCAGCGGCTGACCCGGGTGCGCAAGGACGGCGTGCTGCCGTACCTGCGCCCGGACGGCAAGACCCAGGTGACCATCGAATACGCCGGTGACCAGCCGGTGCGCCTGGACACCGTGGTCGTGTCGACGCAGCACGCCGACGGGATCGACCTGGAGTCGATGCTCGGTGTCGACGTCCGTGAGCACGTCGTGTCCCCGGAGATCGCCGCGCTGGACATCGACACCTCGAACGTGCGGCTGCTGGTGAACCCGACGGGCCGGTTCGTGATCGGTGGCCCGATGGGTGACGCCGGGTTGACCGGTCGCAAGATCATCGTCGACACCTACGGCGGCATGGCCCGTCACGGTGGTGGCGCGTTCTCGGGCAAGGACCCGTCCAAGGTGGACCGCTCGGCCGCGTACGCGATGCGCTGGGTCGCCAAGAACGTCGTCGCGGCGGGGCTCGCCACGCGCGTCGAGGTGCAGGTCGCGTACGCGATCGGCAAGGCGTCGCCGGTCGGTCTGTTCGTGGAGACCTTCGGTACCGAGACCGTCGACCCGACGAAGATCCAGCAGGCGATCTCGGAGGTGTTCGACCTCCGTCCGGCCGCGATCATCCGTGACCTGGACCTGCTGCGCCCGATCTACGCGCCGACCGCCGCGTACGGTCACTTCGGCCGCCCCGAGCTGGGCCTGCCGTGGGAGAGCACCGCACGTGCCGAGGCGCTGAAGTCCGCCGCCGGCGCCTGA
- the carB gene encoding carbamoyl-phosphate synthase large subunit gives MPKRTDIEHVLVIGSGPIVIGQAAEFDYSGTQACRVLREEGLRVSLVNSNPATIMTDPEFADATYIEPVTPDFVEKVIAEERPDAILATLGGQTALNCAVALHERGVLDKYGVELIGADIDAIQRGEDRQKFKNIVADIGAETPRSRVCNTMDEVRSTVAELGLPVVIRPSFTMGGLGSGLAFTHDELERLASTGLTESPVTEVLIEESVLGWKEYELELMRDKHDNVVVVCSIENIDAMGVHTGDSVTVAPTMTLTDREFQVMRDVGIDVLRAVGVDTGGCNIQFAINPRDGRMVVIEMNPRVSRSSALASKATGFPIAKIAAKLAIGYTLDEITNDITGETPAAFEPTLDYVVVKVPRFAFEKFPGADPTLTTTMKSVGEAMSFGRSFPEALGKAMRSIDTKATGFWTQPDPAGATRENTLEALRVPHEGRLYEVERALRLGATVEEVHQASGIDPWFIDQIALILEVGTEVRDAPVLDEPLLRRAKRTGLSDRQIAALRPELAGEDGVRALRHRLGVRPVFKTVDTCAAEFAAKTPYHYSAYETDPAAESEVAKQTEKPKVLILGSGPNRIGQGIEFDYSCVHAALALREAGLEAVMVNCNPETVSTDYDTSDRLYFEPLSFEDVLEVVHAEQESGTVAGVIVQLGGQTPLGLAQRLADAGVPVVGTPPEAIHLAEDRGAFGEVLTDAGLPAPKYGTATSFDGAKRIADRIGYPVLVRPSYVLGGRGMEIVYDEESLAGYIKRATDVSPEHPVLVDRFLDDAIEIDVDALFDGEELFLGGVMEHIEEAGIHSGDSSCALPPITLGRTDLDAVRRSTEAIARGVGVRGLLNVQYALKDDVLYVLEANPRASRTVPFVSKATAVPLAKAAALIMTGTSIKDLRASGVLPAEGDGGHMPADSPVAVKEAVLPFHRFRTPEGHGVDSLLSPEMKSTGEVMGVDVSFGKAFAKSQAGAYGSLPLSGKVFVSVANRDKRSLVFPVKRLADLGFEILATSGTGEVLRRNGIPCTVVRKHFEGSTETEPNVVELIRDGGVDMVINTPYGNSGPRIDGYEIRTAAVARDIPCITTIQGAAAAVHGIEALIRGDIGVRSLQHLQAALRAKS, from the coding sequence CGAATTCGACTACTCCGGCACCCAGGCCTGCCGCGTGCTGCGTGAAGAAGGCCTGCGGGTCAGCCTGGTCAACTCCAACCCGGCCACGATCATGACCGACCCGGAGTTCGCCGACGCCACCTACATCGAGCCGGTCACCCCGGACTTCGTCGAGAAGGTCATCGCCGAGGAGCGCCCCGACGCGATCCTGGCGACCCTCGGCGGGCAGACCGCGCTGAACTGCGCCGTCGCGCTGCACGAGCGCGGCGTGCTCGACAAGTACGGCGTCGAGCTGATCGGCGCCGACATCGACGCCATCCAGCGCGGCGAGGACCGGCAGAAGTTCAAGAACATCGTCGCCGACATCGGCGCCGAGACCCCGCGCAGCCGCGTCTGCAACACCATGGACGAGGTCCGCTCGACCGTCGCCGAGCTCGGCCTGCCGGTGGTCATCCGGCCGTCGTTCACCATGGGCGGCCTCGGCTCCGGCCTGGCGTTCACGCACGACGAGCTGGAGCGGCTCGCGTCGACCGGGCTCACCGAGTCCCCGGTCACCGAGGTGCTCATCGAGGAGAGCGTGCTCGGCTGGAAGGAGTACGAGCTCGAGCTGATGCGCGACAAGCACGACAACGTGGTCGTCGTCTGCTCGATCGAGAACATCGACGCCATGGGTGTGCACACCGGTGACTCGGTCACGGTCGCGCCGACCATGACGCTCACCGACCGCGAGTTCCAGGTCATGCGCGACGTCGGCATCGACGTGCTGCGCGCGGTCGGCGTCGACACCGGCGGCTGCAACATCCAGTTCGCCATCAACCCGCGTGACGGCCGGATGGTCGTCATCGAGATGAACCCGCGCGTGTCGCGGTCCAGCGCGCTGGCTTCGAAGGCCACCGGCTTCCCGATCGCCAAGATCGCCGCGAAGCTCGCCATCGGCTACACGCTCGACGAGATCACCAACGACATCACCGGCGAGACCCCGGCCGCGTTCGAGCCGACGCTCGACTACGTGGTCGTCAAGGTGCCGCGGTTCGCCTTCGAGAAGTTCCCCGGCGCCGACCCGACGCTGACCACGACCATGAAGAGCGTCGGCGAGGCCATGTCCTTCGGCCGCAGCTTCCCCGAAGCGCTCGGCAAGGCCATGCGGTCGATCGACACCAAGGCGACCGGCTTCTGGACCCAGCCTGACCCGGCGGGCGCGACGCGCGAGAACACCCTCGAAGCGCTGCGTGTCCCGCACGAGGGCCGTCTCTACGAGGTCGAGCGCGCGCTGCGGCTCGGCGCGACCGTCGAAGAGGTACACCAGGCCAGCGGCATCGACCCGTGGTTCATCGACCAGATCGCGTTGATCCTCGAGGTCGGCACCGAGGTCCGCGACGCGCCCGTGCTCGACGAGCCGCTGCTGCGGCGCGCCAAGCGCACCGGCCTGTCCGACCGGCAGATCGCCGCGCTGCGCCCGGAGCTGGCAGGCGAGGACGGCGTCCGCGCGCTGCGGCACCGGCTCGGCGTCCGGCCGGTGTTCAAGACCGTCGACACCTGCGCCGCCGAGTTCGCGGCCAAGACGCCGTACCACTATTCGGCATACGAAACCGACCCCGCGGCCGAGTCCGAGGTCGCGAAGCAGACGGAAAAGCCCAAGGTCCTCATCCTCGGTTCGGGCCCGAACCGCATCGGGCAGGGCATCGAGTTCGACTACTCGTGCGTGCACGCCGCACTCGCGCTGCGCGAGGCCGGACTCGAAGCCGTGATGGTCAACTGCAACCCCGAGACCGTATCGACCGACTACGACACTTCCGACCGTCTCTACTTCGAGCCGCTCTCCTTCGAGGACGTGCTCGAGGTCGTGCACGCCGAGCAGGAGTCCGGCACGGTCGCCGGTGTCATCGTCCAGCTCGGCGGCCAGACCCCGCTCGGGCTGGCCCAGCGCCTCGCCGACGCGGGCGTCCCGGTGGTCGGCACCCCGCCGGAGGCCATCCACCTGGCCGAGGACCGCGGCGCGTTCGGCGAGGTGCTCACCGACGCCGGCCTGCCCGCGCCGAAGTACGGCACCGCGACCTCGTTCGACGGCGCCAAGCGCATCGCCGACCGCATCGGCTACCCGGTGCTCGTGCGGCCCTCGTACGTGCTCGGCGGCCGCGGCATGGAGATCGTGTACGACGAAGAGTCGCTCGCGGGCTACATCAAGCGCGCCACCGACGTCTCGCCGGAGCACCCGGTCCTCGTCGACCGGTTCCTCGACGACGCCATCGAGATCGACGTCGACGCGCTGTTCGACGGCGAAGAGCTGTTCCTCGGCGGCGTGATGGAGCACATCGAGGAGGCCGGGATCCACTCCGGCGACTCGTCCTGCGCCCTCCCGCCGATCACGCTCGGCCGGACGGACCTGGACGCGGTCCGCCGTTCGACCGAGGCGATCGCACGCGGCGTCGGCGTGCGCGGGCTGCTGAACGTGCAGTACGCGCTCAAGGACGACGTCCTCTACGTGCTCGAAGCCAACCCGCGCGCGTCGCGGACGGTGCCGTTCGTGTCCAAGGCGACGGCCGTGCCGCTCGCCAAGGCGGCGGCGCTGATCATGACCGGCACCAGCATCAAGGACCTGCGCGCCTCCGGTGTGCTGCCCGCTGAAGGGGACGGCGGCCACATGCCTGCCGACTCGCCGGTCGCGGTCAAGGAGGCCGTGCTGCCGTTCCACCGCTTCCGCACGCCGGAAGGCCACGGCGTCGACTCGCTGCTCAGCCCGGAGATGAAGTCCACGGGCGAGGTGATGGGCGTCGACGTGTCCTTCGGCAAGGCCTTCGCCAAGTCGCAGGCGGGCGCGTACGGATCGCTGCCGCTGAGCGGAAAGGTCTTCGTCTCGGTGGCGAACCGCGACAAGCGCTCGCTGGTGTTCCCGGTGAAGCGCCTGGCGGACCTCGGTTTTGAGATCCTCGCCACGTCCGGCACCGGGGAAGTGCTGCGCCGCAACGGAATCCCGTGCACCGTCGTGCGCAAGCACTTCGAGGGCAGCACCGAGACCGAGCCCAACGTCGTGGAGCTGATCCGCGACGGCGGCGTCGACATGGTCATCAACACCCCGTACGGCAACAGCGGCCCGCGTATCGACGGCTACGAGATCCGCACCGCCGCCGTCGCCCGCGACATCCCCTGCATCACCACGATCCAGGGCGCCGCGGCCGCCGTGCACGGCATCGAGGCGCTGATCAGGGGCGACATCGGGGTGCGCTCGCTGCAGCACCTGCAGGCCGCGCTGCGCGCGAAGTCGTGA
- the mihF gene encoding integration host factor, actinobacterial type, with amino-acid sequence MALPQLTEEQRAAALEKAAAARKIRAELKERLKRGGTTLVKVLEDAAENEVLGKMKVSALLEALPGVGKVRAQQTMERLEIAPSRRLRGLGDRQRKALLAEFSGE; translated from the coding sequence GTGGCACTTCCCCAGCTGACAGAGGAACAGCGTGCTGCGGCACTGGAGAAGGCCGCTGCCGCTCGGAAGATCCGTGCGGAGCTGAAGGAGCGCCTGAAGCGAGGCGGCACCACTCTGGTCAAGGTGCTGGAGGACGCTGCCGAGAACGAGGTTCTCGGCAAGATGAAGGTCTCCGCTCTGCTCGAAGCTCTTCCCGGTGTCGGCAAGGTCCGCGCTCAGCAGACCATGGAACGCCTGGAGATCGCACCCAGCCGTCGTCTCCGCGGCCTCGGCGACCGGCAGCGCAAGGCGCTGCTGGCCGAGTTCAGCGGCGAGTGA
- the gmk gene encoding guanylate kinase, whose amino-acid sequence MTGDFPRHRLTVVSGPSGVGKSSVVGELRRLRPDIFYSVSVTTRKPRPGEVDGVHYHFIDRAAFDAMVAKGELLEHAEFTGNCYGTPRAAVERALAEGRPAVLEIELQGARQVRAAMPQARLVMLMPPSWEELVGRLTGRGTEAEAAVQARLAEAERELAAAGEFDERLVNAEVRTAAEQLLDLIVGKDS is encoded by the coding sequence GTGACGGGGGATTTCCCCCGGCACCGGCTCACGGTCGTATCAGGGCCGTCGGGTGTCGGGAAGTCGAGCGTCGTCGGTGAACTGCGGCGCCTGCGGCCGGACATCTTCTACAGCGTCTCGGTGACCACCAGGAAGCCGAGGCCGGGTGAAGTGGACGGCGTGCACTACCACTTCATCGACCGGGCCGCCTTCGACGCGATGGTGGCCAAGGGCGAGCTGCTCGAGCACGCCGAGTTCACCGGGAACTGCTACGGCACCCCGCGTGCCGCGGTGGAGCGGGCGCTGGCCGAAGGCCGCCCGGCCGTGCTGGAGATCGAACTCCAGGGCGCCAGGCAGGTCAGGGCCGCGATGCCCCAGGCCAGGCTGGTCATGCTGATGCCGCCGTCCTGGGAGGAACTGGTCGGCAGGCTGACCGGCCGCGGCACCGAAGCGGAGGCCGCCGTGCAGGCGCGCCTGGCCGAGGCGGAGCGGGAACTGGCCGCGGCGGGGGAGTTCGACGAACGCCTCGTGAACGCCGAGGTGAGGACCGCCGCCGAGCAGTTGCTAGACTTGATTGTCGGTAAAGATTCTTGA
- the rpoZ gene encoding DNA-directed RNA polymerase subunit omega, with the protein MTTTLGAYGEELEGITNPPIDDLLEKVSSKYALAIYAAKRARQINDYYAQLGEGLLEYVGPLVEPGPREKPLSIALREIHAGLLEHTEGE; encoded by the coding sequence GTGACCACGACGCTGGGTGCCTACGGCGAGGAACTTGAAGGCATCACCAACCCGCCGATCGACGACCTGCTCGAGAAGGTCAGCTCCAAGTACGCGCTGGCGATCTACGCGGCCAAGCGCGCCCGTCAGATCAACGACTACTACGCCCAGCTCGGCGAAGGCCTGCTGGAGTACGTCGGTCCGCTGGTCGAGCCGGGCCCGCGCGAGAAGCCGCTGTCGATCGCGCTGCGCGAGATCCACGCCGGACTGCTCGAGCACACCGAGGGTGAGTAA